Proteins found in one Populus alba chromosome 14, ASM523922v2, whole genome shotgun sequence genomic segment:
- the LOC118062577 gene encoding glycine--tRNA ligase, chloroplastic/mitochondrial 2 isoform X1 produces MATFALPLVISVLKPQSTRLFLFSSPATVVGKPNANRFFLNRHRLRHFTRTTTSAFSTSSSIQQHSSTNPYNEPQKTSVPTFQQAIQRLQEYWASVGCAVMQCSNTEVGAGTMNPLTFLRVLGPEPWNVAYVEPSIRPDDSRYGENPNRLQRHTQFQVILKPDPGNSQDLFIRSLSALGVDVNAHDIRFVEDNWESPVLGAWGLGWEIWMDGMEITQFTYFQQAGSLQLSPISVEITYGLERILMLLQGVDHFKKIRYADGITYGELFLENEKEMSAYYLEHASVHHLQKHFDFFEEEARSLLASGLPIPAYDQLLKTSHAFNILDSRGFVGVTERARYFGRMRSLARQCAQLWLKTRESLGHPLGTVSEPAQLVSAKELLEAAVKKVHDEQRFFVLEIGTEEMPPQDVVHAGQQLKDLVLQLLEKQRLSHGKVEAFGTPRRLVVCVESLYTKQAEIELEVRGPPVSKAFDQEGNPTKAAEGFCRRYNISLDSLFRKVDGKTEYVHAHVRETARFALEILSEDLPSTISKISFPKSMRWNSQVMFSRPIRWIMALHGDVVVPFAFAGVSSGNLSYGLRNTPSATVQVESAESYEGVMQNAGINIEIEGRKQSILEQSNELAKSVKGRILIQESLLNEVVNLVEAPVPVLGKFKESFLELPEDLLKMVMQKHQKYFAITDDSGRLLPFFIAVANGAINETVVKKGNEAVLRARYEDAKFFYEMDTRKKFSEFRNQLNGILFHEKLGTMLDKMMRVENVITKLTVELGVNEDVIQVVQDAASLAMSDLATAVVTEFTALSGIMARHYALREGYSEQIAEALLEITLPRFSGDMVPKTDAGIVLAIADRLDSLVGLFAAGCQPSSTNDPFGLRRISYGLVQILVDNDKNLDLVRALRLAAGVQPIKADVSMINDVHLFVTRRLEQFLVDKGIRPEIVRSVLAERASSPCLAAKTAYKMEAMSRENLFPKVVEAYSRPTRIVRGKDVDTDMKVDEAAFETDEERALWSTFMSTKSKIYPGIEIDEFVEISSELLQPLEDFFNNVFVMVEDERIRKNRLALLNKIADLPRGIADLSVLPGF; encoded by the exons ATGGCAACCTTCGCGCTCCCGCTAGTCATATCCGTTTTAAAACCCCAATCCACCCGCCTCTTCCTCTTCAGCTCCCCCGCCACCGTTGTCGGAAAGCCAAACGCTAACCGCTTTTTTCTCAATCGCCACCGCCTCCGCCACTTCACTAGAACCACCACCTCCGCCTTTAGTACCAGTTCTTCTATTCAACAGCATTCCTCAACGAACCCTTACAACGAGCCTCAAAAAACCTCTGTCCCTACTTTCCAACAAGCAATTCAGCGACTCCAG GAATACTGGGCTTCAGTTGGATGTGCAGTGATGCAGTGTAGCAATACAGAG GTTGGAGCCGGGACTATGAATCCTCTTACATTCTTAAGAGTTCTTGGTCCTGAACCATGGAATGTGGC GTACGTGGAGCCTAGTATTCGCCCAGATGATAGTCGTTACGGGGAAAACCCAAACAGACTACAGCGTCACACACAGTTTCAG GTTATACTAAAACCTGATCCTGGAAATTCACAAGACCTATTTATTCGAAGTCTCTCTGCGTTAG GTGTTGATGTTAATGCACATGATATACGATTTGTGGAGGACAATTGGGAGAGCCCG GTACTTGGCGCTTGGGGTTTGGGCTGGGAAATCTGGATGGATGGGATGGAGATCACTCAATTCACCTACTTTCAGCAG GCTGGAAGTCTTCAACTGTCACCCATATCTGTTGAAATCACTTACGGCCTTGAGCGCATCCTCATGTTGCTTCAG GGAGTTGACCATTTTAAGAAAATTCGATATGCTGATGGCATTACATATGGGGAGTTGTTCTTGGAAAATGA GAAGGAAATGAGTGCGTATTATTTAGAACATGCCAgtgttcatcatcttcaaaagcactttgatttttttgaggAAGAAGCTCGTTCCTTGCTTGCCTCTGGTCTTCCAATCCCTGC GTATGATCAGCTACTGAAGACCTCTCATGCTTTCAATATCTTAGATTCTAGAGGTTTTGTCGGGGTAACAGAGCGTGCTCGATATTTTGGTCGAATGCGTAG CTTAGCTCGTCAATGTGCTCAACTTTGGTTAAAGACCAGGGAATCCCTTGGACATCCTCTGGGTACTGTTTCTGAACCTGCTCAACTTGTATCTGCTAAAGAGCTTTTGGAGGCAGCTGTCAAAAAG GTGCATGATGAGCAAaggttttttgttcttgaaattgGTACTGAAGAGATGCCTCCTCAAGATGTAGTTCATGCAGGGCAGCAa CTCAAAGACTTAGTGTTGCAATTGCTAGAGAAACAACGATTGAGTCATGGCAAAGTTGAAGCTTTTGGTACTCCTCGCCGACTAGTG GTTTGTGTTGAGAGTCTTTACACTAAGCAAGCTGAGATTGAGCTTGAGGTTCGAGGACCTCCTGTTTCAAAGGCCTTTGATCAAGAAGGAAATCCTACAAAG GCTGCTGAGGGTTTTTGTCGTAGATACAACATATCATTGGACTCATTGTTTAGAAAGGTTGATG GCAAAACAGAGTATGTACATGCCCATGTAAGGGAGACTGCACGGTTTGCTTTGgag ATTTTATCTGAAGATTTGCCCAGTACTATCAGTAAAATATCATTCCCAAAGTCAATGCGCTGGAACTCTCAG GTCATGTTCAGCAGACCAATTCGTTGGATTATGGCCTTGCATGGAGATGTGGTTGTTCCATTTGCATTTGCTGGAGTTTCGAG TGGGAACCTATCTTATGGCCTTCGTAATACCCCCTCAGCTACTGTTCAG GTTGAAAGTGCAGAATCTTATGAAGGTGTAATGCAAAATGCTGGaattaatattgaaattgaG GGTCGAAAACAAAGCATCTTGGAGCAATCTAATGAATTAGCAAAAAGTGTGAAAGGACGCATCCTTATTCAGGAAAGCTTACTTAATgag GTTGTCAATCTCGTTGAGGCACCAGTTCCTGTGCTTGGGAAATTTAAAGAGTCCTTCTTGGAGCTTCCAGAAGATCTTTTAAAAAtg GTCATGCAAAAACACCAGAAGTATTTCGCCATAACTGATGATAGTGGAAGGCTGCTGCCATTTTTTATTGCT GTGGCAAATGGAGCAATCAATGAAACCGTGGTAAAGAAAGGGAATGAAGCTGTGCTTAG AGCTCGCTATGAAGATGCAAAATTTTTCTATGAGATGGATACACGCAAGAAGTTCTCCGAGTTCCGAAATCAACTAAATGGGATTCTTTTTCAT GAAAAGTTAGGAACAATGCTTGACAAGATGATGCGTGTTGAAAACGTGATCACCAAACTAACTGTGGAGTTGGGAGTTAACGAAGATGTGATTCAGGTTGTCCAGGATGCGGCGTCGCTTGCTATGTCAGATCTTGCTACTGCTGTTGTGACAGAATTCACTGCCCTTTCAGGAATAATGGCACGCCATTATGCTCTTAGGGAAGGCTATTCAGAACAG ATTGCTGAGGCCTTGCTAGAAATTACACTTCCTCGATTTTCTGGAGATATGGTTCCAAAAACTGATGCAGGGATAGTTTTGGCAATTGCTGACAG ATTGGACAGCCTTGTTGGCTTATTTGCTGCTGGTTGCCAACCTAGTTCCACTAATGACCCATTTGGCTTGCGAAGAATCTCCTATGGTCTA GTCCAAATATTGGTggataatgataaaaatttggATTTGGTTCGTGCTTTAAGACTTGCTGCTGGCGTGCAACCCATTAAAGCAGATGTCTCAATGATTAATGAT GTACATCTATTTGTTACTCGAAGATTGGAGCAATTCCTG GTTGACAAGGGAATAAGGCCAGAAATTGTTCGTTCTGTTCTTGCAGAACGCGCAAGTTCCCCTTGTCTGGCAGCAAAGACAGCATATAAA ATGGAGGCGATGTCAAGAGAAAATCTTTTCCCTAAGGTAGTTGAAGCATATTCTCGTCCAACAAGAATAGTCCGTGGCAAGGATGTGGACACTGATATGAAG
- the LOC118062577 gene encoding glycine--tRNA ligase, chloroplastic/mitochondrial 2 isoform X2 has protein sequence MATFALPLVISVLKPQSTRLFLFSSPATVVGKPNANRFFLNRHRLRHFTRTTTSAFSTSSSIQQHSSTNPYNEPQKTSVPTFQQAIQRLQEYWASVGCAVMQCSNTEVGAGTMNPLTFLRVLGPEPWNVAYVEPSIRPDDSRYGENPNRLQRHTQFQVILKPDPGNSQDLFIRSLSALGVDVNAHDIRFVEDNWESPVLGAWGLGWEIWMDGMEITQFTYFQQAGSLQLSPISVEITYGLERILMLLQGVDHFKKIRYADGITYGELFLENEKEMSAYYLEHASVHHLQKHFDFFEEEARSLLASGLPIPAYDQLLKTSHAFNILDSRGFVGVTERARYFGRMRSLARQCAQLWLKTRESLGHPLGTVSEPAQLVSAKELLEAAVKKVHDEQRFFVLEIGTEEMPPQDVVHAGQQLKDLVLQLLEKQRLSHGKVEAFGTPRRLVVCVESLYTKQAEIELEVRGPPVSKAFDQEGNPTKAAEGFCRRYNISLDSLFRKVDGKTEYVHAHVRETARFALEILSEDLPSTISKISFPKSMRWNSQVMFSRPIRWIMALHGDVVVPFAFAGVSSGNLSYGLRNTPSATVQVESAESYEGVMQNAGINIEIEGRKQSILEQSNELAKSVKGRILIQESLLNEVVNLVEAPVPVLGKFKESFLELPEDLLKMVMQKHQKYFAITDDSGRLLPFFIAVANGAINETVVKKGNEAVLRARYEDAKFFYEMDTRKKFSEFRNQLNGILFHEKLGTMLDKMMRVENVITKLTVELGVNEDVIQVVQDAASLAMSDLATAVVTEFTALSGIMARHYALREGYSEQIAEALLEITLPRFSGDMVPKTDAGIVLAIADRLDSLVGLFAAGCQPSSTNDPFGLRRISYGLVQILVDNDKNLDLVRALRLAAGVQPIKADVSMINDVDKGIRPEIVRSVLAERASSPCLAAKTAYKMEAMSRENLFPKVVEAYSRPTRIVRGKDVDTDMKVDEAAFETDEERALWSTFMSTKSKIYPGIEIDEFVEISSELLQPLEDFFNNVFVMVEDERIRKNRLALLNKIADLPRGIADLSVLPGF, from the exons ATGGCAACCTTCGCGCTCCCGCTAGTCATATCCGTTTTAAAACCCCAATCCACCCGCCTCTTCCTCTTCAGCTCCCCCGCCACCGTTGTCGGAAAGCCAAACGCTAACCGCTTTTTTCTCAATCGCCACCGCCTCCGCCACTTCACTAGAACCACCACCTCCGCCTTTAGTACCAGTTCTTCTATTCAACAGCATTCCTCAACGAACCCTTACAACGAGCCTCAAAAAACCTCTGTCCCTACTTTCCAACAAGCAATTCAGCGACTCCAG GAATACTGGGCTTCAGTTGGATGTGCAGTGATGCAGTGTAGCAATACAGAG GTTGGAGCCGGGACTATGAATCCTCTTACATTCTTAAGAGTTCTTGGTCCTGAACCATGGAATGTGGC GTACGTGGAGCCTAGTATTCGCCCAGATGATAGTCGTTACGGGGAAAACCCAAACAGACTACAGCGTCACACACAGTTTCAG GTTATACTAAAACCTGATCCTGGAAATTCACAAGACCTATTTATTCGAAGTCTCTCTGCGTTAG GTGTTGATGTTAATGCACATGATATACGATTTGTGGAGGACAATTGGGAGAGCCCG GTACTTGGCGCTTGGGGTTTGGGCTGGGAAATCTGGATGGATGGGATGGAGATCACTCAATTCACCTACTTTCAGCAG GCTGGAAGTCTTCAACTGTCACCCATATCTGTTGAAATCACTTACGGCCTTGAGCGCATCCTCATGTTGCTTCAG GGAGTTGACCATTTTAAGAAAATTCGATATGCTGATGGCATTACATATGGGGAGTTGTTCTTGGAAAATGA GAAGGAAATGAGTGCGTATTATTTAGAACATGCCAgtgttcatcatcttcaaaagcactttgatttttttgaggAAGAAGCTCGTTCCTTGCTTGCCTCTGGTCTTCCAATCCCTGC GTATGATCAGCTACTGAAGACCTCTCATGCTTTCAATATCTTAGATTCTAGAGGTTTTGTCGGGGTAACAGAGCGTGCTCGATATTTTGGTCGAATGCGTAG CTTAGCTCGTCAATGTGCTCAACTTTGGTTAAAGACCAGGGAATCCCTTGGACATCCTCTGGGTACTGTTTCTGAACCTGCTCAACTTGTATCTGCTAAAGAGCTTTTGGAGGCAGCTGTCAAAAAG GTGCATGATGAGCAAaggttttttgttcttgaaattgGTACTGAAGAGATGCCTCCTCAAGATGTAGTTCATGCAGGGCAGCAa CTCAAAGACTTAGTGTTGCAATTGCTAGAGAAACAACGATTGAGTCATGGCAAAGTTGAAGCTTTTGGTACTCCTCGCCGACTAGTG GTTTGTGTTGAGAGTCTTTACACTAAGCAAGCTGAGATTGAGCTTGAGGTTCGAGGACCTCCTGTTTCAAAGGCCTTTGATCAAGAAGGAAATCCTACAAAG GCTGCTGAGGGTTTTTGTCGTAGATACAACATATCATTGGACTCATTGTTTAGAAAGGTTGATG GCAAAACAGAGTATGTACATGCCCATGTAAGGGAGACTGCACGGTTTGCTTTGgag ATTTTATCTGAAGATTTGCCCAGTACTATCAGTAAAATATCATTCCCAAAGTCAATGCGCTGGAACTCTCAG GTCATGTTCAGCAGACCAATTCGTTGGATTATGGCCTTGCATGGAGATGTGGTTGTTCCATTTGCATTTGCTGGAGTTTCGAG TGGGAACCTATCTTATGGCCTTCGTAATACCCCCTCAGCTACTGTTCAG GTTGAAAGTGCAGAATCTTATGAAGGTGTAATGCAAAATGCTGGaattaatattgaaattgaG GGTCGAAAACAAAGCATCTTGGAGCAATCTAATGAATTAGCAAAAAGTGTGAAAGGACGCATCCTTATTCAGGAAAGCTTACTTAATgag GTTGTCAATCTCGTTGAGGCACCAGTTCCTGTGCTTGGGAAATTTAAAGAGTCCTTCTTGGAGCTTCCAGAAGATCTTTTAAAAAtg GTCATGCAAAAACACCAGAAGTATTTCGCCATAACTGATGATAGTGGAAGGCTGCTGCCATTTTTTATTGCT GTGGCAAATGGAGCAATCAATGAAACCGTGGTAAAGAAAGGGAATGAAGCTGTGCTTAG AGCTCGCTATGAAGATGCAAAATTTTTCTATGAGATGGATACACGCAAGAAGTTCTCCGAGTTCCGAAATCAACTAAATGGGATTCTTTTTCAT GAAAAGTTAGGAACAATGCTTGACAAGATGATGCGTGTTGAAAACGTGATCACCAAACTAACTGTGGAGTTGGGAGTTAACGAAGATGTGATTCAGGTTGTCCAGGATGCGGCGTCGCTTGCTATGTCAGATCTTGCTACTGCTGTTGTGACAGAATTCACTGCCCTTTCAGGAATAATGGCACGCCATTATGCTCTTAGGGAAGGCTATTCAGAACAG ATTGCTGAGGCCTTGCTAGAAATTACACTTCCTCGATTTTCTGGAGATATGGTTCCAAAAACTGATGCAGGGATAGTTTTGGCAATTGCTGACAG ATTGGACAGCCTTGTTGGCTTATTTGCTGCTGGTTGCCAACCTAGTTCCACTAATGACCCATTTGGCTTGCGAAGAATCTCCTATGGTCTA GTCCAAATATTGGTggataatgataaaaatttggATTTGGTTCGTGCTTTAAGACTTGCTGCTGGCGTGCAACCCATTAAAGCAGATGTCTCAATGATTAATGAT GTTGACAAGGGAATAAGGCCAGAAATTGTTCGTTCTGTTCTTGCAGAACGCGCAAGTTCCCCTTGTCTGGCAGCAAAGACAGCATATAAA ATGGAGGCGATGTCAAGAGAAAATCTTTTCCCTAAGGTAGTTGAAGCATATTCTCGTCCAACAAGAATAGTCCGTGGCAAGGATGTGGACACTGATATGAAG
- the LOC118062577 gene encoding glycine--tRNA ligase, chloroplastic/mitochondrial 2 isoform X4 translates to MATFALPLVISVLKPQSTRLFLFSSPATVVGKPNANRFFLNRHRLRHFTRTTTSAFSTSSSIQQHSSTNPYNEPQKTSVPTFQQAIQRLQEYWASVGCAVMQCSNTEVGAGTMNPLTFLRVLGPEPWNVAYVEPSIRPDDSRYGENPNRLQRHTQFQVILKPDPGNSQDLFIRSLSALGVDVNAHDIRFVEDNWESPVLGAWGLGWEIWMDGMEITQFTYFQQAGSLQLSPISVEITYGLERILMLLQGVDHFKKIRYADGITYGELFLENEKEMSAYYLEHASVHHLQKHFDFFEEEARSLLASGLPIPAYDQLLKTSHAFNILDSRGFVGVTERARYFGRMRSLARQCAQLWLKTRESLGHPLGTVSEPAQLVSAKELLEAAVKKVHDEQRFFVLEIGTEEMPPQDVVHAGQQLKDLVLQLLEKQRLSHGKVEAFGTPRRLVVCVESLYTKQAEIELEVRGPPVSKAFDQEGNPTKAAEGFCRRYNISLDSLFRKVDGKTEYVHAHVRETARFALEILSEDLPSTISKISFPKSMRWNSQVMFSRPIRWIMALHGDVVVPFAFAGVSSGNLSYGLRNTPSATVQVESAESYEGVMQNAGINIEIEGRKQSILEQSNELAKSVKGRILIQESLLNEVVNLVEAPVPVLGKFKESFLELPEDLLKMVMQKHQKYFAITDDSGRLLPFFIAVANGAINETVVKKGNEAVLRARYEDAKFFYEMDTRKKFSEFRNQLNGILFHEKLGTMLDKMMRVENVITKLTVELGVNEDVIQVVQDAASLAMSDLATAVVTEFTALSGIMARHYALREGYSEQIAEALLEITLPRFSGDMVPKTDAGIVLAIADRLDSLVGLFAAGCQPSSTNDPFGLRRISYGLVQILVDNDKNLDLVRALRLAAGVQPIKADVSMINDERWKLLAAAAHVQNNSSPRAQ, encoded by the exons ATGGCAACCTTCGCGCTCCCGCTAGTCATATCCGTTTTAAAACCCCAATCCACCCGCCTCTTCCTCTTCAGCTCCCCCGCCACCGTTGTCGGAAAGCCAAACGCTAACCGCTTTTTTCTCAATCGCCACCGCCTCCGCCACTTCACTAGAACCACCACCTCCGCCTTTAGTACCAGTTCTTCTATTCAACAGCATTCCTCAACGAACCCTTACAACGAGCCTCAAAAAACCTCTGTCCCTACTTTCCAACAAGCAATTCAGCGACTCCAG GAATACTGGGCTTCAGTTGGATGTGCAGTGATGCAGTGTAGCAATACAGAG GTTGGAGCCGGGACTATGAATCCTCTTACATTCTTAAGAGTTCTTGGTCCTGAACCATGGAATGTGGC GTACGTGGAGCCTAGTATTCGCCCAGATGATAGTCGTTACGGGGAAAACCCAAACAGACTACAGCGTCACACACAGTTTCAG GTTATACTAAAACCTGATCCTGGAAATTCACAAGACCTATTTATTCGAAGTCTCTCTGCGTTAG GTGTTGATGTTAATGCACATGATATACGATTTGTGGAGGACAATTGGGAGAGCCCG GTACTTGGCGCTTGGGGTTTGGGCTGGGAAATCTGGATGGATGGGATGGAGATCACTCAATTCACCTACTTTCAGCAG GCTGGAAGTCTTCAACTGTCACCCATATCTGTTGAAATCACTTACGGCCTTGAGCGCATCCTCATGTTGCTTCAG GGAGTTGACCATTTTAAGAAAATTCGATATGCTGATGGCATTACATATGGGGAGTTGTTCTTGGAAAATGA GAAGGAAATGAGTGCGTATTATTTAGAACATGCCAgtgttcatcatcttcaaaagcactttgatttttttgaggAAGAAGCTCGTTCCTTGCTTGCCTCTGGTCTTCCAATCCCTGC GTATGATCAGCTACTGAAGACCTCTCATGCTTTCAATATCTTAGATTCTAGAGGTTTTGTCGGGGTAACAGAGCGTGCTCGATATTTTGGTCGAATGCGTAG CTTAGCTCGTCAATGTGCTCAACTTTGGTTAAAGACCAGGGAATCCCTTGGACATCCTCTGGGTACTGTTTCTGAACCTGCTCAACTTGTATCTGCTAAAGAGCTTTTGGAGGCAGCTGTCAAAAAG GTGCATGATGAGCAAaggttttttgttcttgaaattgGTACTGAAGAGATGCCTCCTCAAGATGTAGTTCATGCAGGGCAGCAa CTCAAAGACTTAGTGTTGCAATTGCTAGAGAAACAACGATTGAGTCATGGCAAAGTTGAAGCTTTTGGTACTCCTCGCCGACTAGTG GTTTGTGTTGAGAGTCTTTACACTAAGCAAGCTGAGATTGAGCTTGAGGTTCGAGGACCTCCTGTTTCAAAGGCCTTTGATCAAGAAGGAAATCCTACAAAG GCTGCTGAGGGTTTTTGTCGTAGATACAACATATCATTGGACTCATTGTTTAGAAAGGTTGATG GCAAAACAGAGTATGTACATGCCCATGTAAGGGAGACTGCACGGTTTGCTTTGgag ATTTTATCTGAAGATTTGCCCAGTACTATCAGTAAAATATCATTCCCAAAGTCAATGCGCTGGAACTCTCAG GTCATGTTCAGCAGACCAATTCGTTGGATTATGGCCTTGCATGGAGATGTGGTTGTTCCATTTGCATTTGCTGGAGTTTCGAG TGGGAACCTATCTTATGGCCTTCGTAATACCCCCTCAGCTACTGTTCAG GTTGAAAGTGCAGAATCTTATGAAGGTGTAATGCAAAATGCTGGaattaatattgaaattgaG GGTCGAAAACAAAGCATCTTGGAGCAATCTAATGAATTAGCAAAAAGTGTGAAAGGACGCATCCTTATTCAGGAAAGCTTACTTAATgag GTTGTCAATCTCGTTGAGGCACCAGTTCCTGTGCTTGGGAAATTTAAAGAGTCCTTCTTGGAGCTTCCAGAAGATCTTTTAAAAAtg GTCATGCAAAAACACCAGAAGTATTTCGCCATAACTGATGATAGTGGAAGGCTGCTGCCATTTTTTATTGCT GTGGCAAATGGAGCAATCAATGAAACCGTGGTAAAGAAAGGGAATGAAGCTGTGCTTAG AGCTCGCTATGAAGATGCAAAATTTTTCTATGAGATGGATACACGCAAGAAGTTCTCCGAGTTCCGAAATCAACTAAATGGGATTCTTTTTCAT GAAAAGTTAGGAACAATGCTTGACAAGATGATGCGTGTTGAAAACGTGATCACCAAACTAACTGTGGAGTTGGGAGTTAACGAAGATGTGATTCAGGTTGTCCAGGATGCGGCGTCGCTTGCTATGTCAGATCTTGCTACTGCTGTTGTGACAGAATTCACTGCCCTTTCAGGAATAATGGCACGCCATTATGCTCTTAGGGAAGGCTATTCAGAACAG ATTGCTGAGGCCTTGCTAGAAATTACACTTCCTCGATTTTCTGGAGATATGGTTCCAAAAACTGATGCAGGGATAGTTTTGGCAATTGCTGACAG ATTGGACAGCCTTGTTGGCTTATTTGCTGCTGGTTGCCAACCTAGTTCCACTAATGACCCATTTGGCTTGCGAAGAATCTCCTATGGTCTA GTCCAAATATTGGTggataatgataaaaatttggATTTGGTTCGTGCTTTAAGACTTGCTGCTGGCGTGCAACCCATTAAAGCAGATGTCTCAATGATTAATGAT GAGAGATGGAAGCTCTTGGCAGCAGCAGCCCATGTGCAAAACAACAGCAGCCCACGTGCACAATGA